CCAATAACGGTCTGAACATGTCCACGCCAACACCAGTAGCAATTCCCAAAGCACCTCGTAGAGCCAAGTCAACTTCGAAACTTGTCCAATGGCTGAAGACCATCACGCTTTACGAGATCGCAGTTGGGATGAAGACCACACTGATGCACCTCCTTCGTTATCATCCCATCACAATTCAATATCCCCACGAGAAGCGCACCTTACCGGACAACTACCGAGGCATGTTGGGGTTACTCCGATACGACGATGGGACTGAGAAATGCATAGGCTGCGACCTCTGTGAAGCCGCCTGCCCCAGCCGCGTGATCTCGGTCATCAGTGCGGAGGTGCCTGGAGAACCGATTAAGCGCTATGCCAAAGAGTATTCTATGGACATGACCCGCTGTCTCTTCTGCGGCATGTGCGTCCAAGCCTGCCCCGTCGACGCGTTGGCCATGACGCAGGAATTTGAATGGTCGACCTATGACAAGCGGGACCTCTTTCTTAACAAACAGCAGCTCCTCGCCATCGGCGACCGTAATTTCTCAGTTCGAGAAAGACGGTTGGAGTTCCAGCATCCTAATGTAGCTTTCTTCAATGTTGCGCTTCAGGACAACCGTCCGAAAGAGTTCTAGAGCATTGGACATATTTGCAGGTAATCCACCTATGCACAGAAAGGTGATCTGGGGCAGCGAGTGGGACCAGCTGCTGGCGCATGATCACGAAGGTCTGCTGGTACGCCGAATGGATGAGGTCGTCGGCGGCTGGTATCAAAAGTACACCGTGGAAGGAGGCGCGTTTGCCCGTCAATATTTCTTCGGCTCCGATCCACGGCTGTTTCAATGGTGGCGTCCTATTCAGATGAGCAAATTCACAAACTGTTGCGCAGCAGCCACGACCTACGGAAAATGTATGCCGCTTACAAAGCTGCTGTCGAGCATCGTGGCGCCCCTCCGTAATCCTTGCCAAGATAGTGAAGAGCTACGGACTTGGCGAAGCTTGACGTCAGCCGTAGACTTTGGCAATCCAGATTTTGTGCGCTATGCCGAAAGCTTCGTGGCGAGGTATACCGCGTCAAAGAGCCTTCGGATCTGCGTCCGATCCTGGAACAGGCACTACAGCACCACCGGGCGGTTGTGATTGATTGTCCTATCGACGACGATGAAAATCTTCGGCCCACGGAACGGCTGCAGTCTCTCAAATCTCCCTCAGGTGAACGTGATCGTCGGCACAAAGCTGATCTGCGGTCCCCGTACATTGGAAGACGACGTACCTCACGAAACGTGATATTTACGTATATTTAACAGTATTAACGAACTGAATTCGCTCAGCCCACGAGAGGCATCAATAATATTATCCTCCATGACAACCTGGTGTGTGTAATACAAGTTCCTGACACTTTCAGCGGGGCCTTTCCTTAGCGTGCGGTATCATCCCAAGTTTGTAGCGCCCCATTGTGGAGTTTCGGCGGCGGGGTCAATCCTGGCAACGTTTTCTGGCTCCATACCGGTCGGTCCCAGCGAGTCCTGACCTGACCCTGAGGCAAGTCTCGGCGCTACGGAACCGGAAATAAGATGATGATTCCTCCTATCACATCATAGAGCTGATAGTCCCGCTTCGGGCTCGTAGGATGGTTGTTGTGACACTGGACGCAAGCTTTCGTGACAGCCCAGTCCGCGTAGATCGCTTTGAAATATCTTTTGTCGCCTTGGACAATCATGCCGGTATAGGGTTTCTTTGGATCGTTCGCAACCGCCTCTAGACCTGCGCGTTCAAACTGATCGGCGGGTCTGTTTTTGTCATAGATAGGCCACAAACTCGCCAGCCTGAGGCGTAGTCCCAGATCGTACCATTGAACCTCCTGACTCGTCATTTGGAGCATCTGCGCCGGAAGAGGTACCGTCCCTCTTGCCTTTCATTCTTCGGAGGCTTCGGTGATCTCCAGATCCTGCAAGCATTCGACCACGTGGGTTGAATAAAGGATGCGTTCGGCTTGAATGATCGCATGGAGATATTCCGCCACGATCTCCGGAGGAATGCCCGGCGGTTCCGCAGCCTGTGCGGGCATCCATTTGGTGACCGCAACCACGAGGACACAGAGCCCGATGAACTCTAGAGTCCCTTTACCTTTTTCACGCATGGTACACCTCCGGACCATAGCCACCCACGACCACGTCTTATCGGCATCGCTGCTATTTGGATGATGCCTCCACAATAAAGATTTCACCGCGCATCGAATCGTCAAGGAACTTCCCGTGAACATTGCACCAGAAATGGAACTGATCATAGCCGGCGTCCGGGACATCGAAGCGAAGAGCCACGCGTTCGTGCGGATCGACTCGAACTCCGGCAGCCGTCAAGGTGTAGACCATGGTCGCCTTGCCCGAAATCTGAAGATCTACTTTATGGAGCAACGGTGAGACAAACTCATGCGCTACGTCGTCTTCATTGCGCAACAGAATTACGACATCGCTTTGGGGGGTCAGCGAAAATGTCGGTTGGCTCTTGTTTTGTTCAGCCCCTTTGAGGATGTGGAAGAACTTATCTTTCATGACAAGCACCACATCGGGCGCCTCCTCAAGTCCCTGTGCCAAGGTGGCCTTGGGGAATCCCCAGCCCAGCACTACCGCCAGGCTCATGAGCGTGACCACCGCGGGAGATAACGGCAATCGCGATAGCCTTCTTCCCACGTCTTCTTTTTCCTGCATAGATGGTCCCACCGGAATCATTCTATTTCAGAAAGAGAGGCCTTCGTTGCCTATCACACGTCTTGTCACATGCTTATGGGATGAGGCCTGCCCCCGAAACATCTGGAGAGCGGAGCGGCAGTAGAAAAGGACCGGGTCGTCCAAAATTTTTCGGACGACCCGCGTGACCCGAATGACCATCAGCCGCCGCCGATTTCTCCTTTTGTTTCGATGACCAGCATTTCACCGCGCATTTTGTCCCCATGCTCCTTGCCGTGAACGTTACAGTAGAAGATATCGTAGGCACTCTCTCTGGCGCCGTAGGCATCCGACTCAGGGATCGGAACCGTGAACTCAAGGGTCACATCCTGTCCTGGATCCAGCCGAACACCGGAGGCTCTCCCTGCCCTCACCATTGTGGCATTGCCCGAGATGTGGAACGGGATGTCCCGGAACATCGTAGAAACGAACTCGTGGGCCACATTGTCCCTGTTCCGGAGCCGGATCATGGCCGGCATCCCCGCCACCAGATCGAAGCCTCCGCTCCTGCCTCCTTTCGTGATCTCGAAGGCCTTCCCATCGATCCTGATTTCGACGTCGACTTCCTTCGATGCCACCGACTCCGGAGGTTTCACTTTGGCCCAGAACTCACGTACTTCCTGGACCGAAATCATGTTGGCGGCGGAGTAGGTGGGTGGGTGCAGCTGTTCGAACCGCTCCTTCGTGACAAGCAGCATCATTTTTGGTTTGTTGGGTTACGGCCATTCCTCTTTGAACTGAGTCATGGGGCAAGAAGTATGGCGTTGTTGTCCGCATCGACGAGGAGGCCGTACGACGTCCCCAACAGAGTGTCGGTGAGCGTCCCTGCGAAATGACCCACAGGGTTCCCGTCTTTCGTCTCGACCGGATAGGCCGGCCCTGACTTGAACGCCAACATTCCGTGCGGAATATCACCCTCCCACGCTTGAGGCAGCCCCAGTTGTGCAGTACGTGAGACCGGAGGCGAGGCATGCCGAATGAGGCTAGCCCATCCCAGATCCGAGATCTCGGCTCTCACGGTGTCCCCTGGGATAAACGGACAGTCCCCGATCCGAAAACCGCTCCCGGGCTTCGCTGCGATTGTTGTTTCTTTGTTGCCGGGACAAACCGGGCAGATCAGGTGAGTCCCTTCCGTTACCCCGACTCGCACGACATCACCGGAATACTTCCTGATCCAGTAGGCTTCTTTTTCGATCCTGACAATATACCAACTCAGCATGTATTCGGCCCCACCAACCGTCACTTGCGCTTTTTCTTCAAAGGACCCGGCACTCGCGGTCGCAGCAACGGCGAGC
This portion of the Nitrospira sp. genome encodes:
- the nuoI gene encoding NADH-quinone oxidoreductase subunit NuoI — its product is MSTPTPVAIPKAPRRAKSTSKLVQWLKTITLYEIAVGMKTTLMHLLRYHPITIQYPHEKRTLPDNYRGMLGLLRYDDGTEKCIGCDLCEAACPSRVISVISAEVPGEPIKRYAKEYSMDMTRCLFCGMCVQACPVDALAMTQEFEWSTYDKRDLFLNKQQLLAIGDRNFSVRERRLEFQHPNVAFFNVALQDNRPKEF
- a CDS encoding DUF3365 domain-containing protein encodes the protein MLQMTSQEVQWYDLGLRLRLASLWPIYDKNRPADQFERAGLEAVANDPKKPYTGMIVQGDKRYFKAIYADWAVTKACVQCHNNHPTSPKRDYQLYDVIGGIIILFPVP